In Sulfuricurvum sp., the following proteins share a genomic window:
- a CDS encoding (2Fe-2S)-binding protein, translating to MTTKLKIDGTTYEVTVDDKTPLLWVLRDHLNLTGTKYGCGVAQCGACTVLVGGKAVRSCATFLDEIGDKEIMTIANTTDPLLKKVQEAWVEEDVPQCGYCQSGQIMNATGLLKANSNPTEEEIIAEMNGNICRCGTYNRIKNAIKKINAGA from the coding sequence ATGACGACTAAATTAAAAATTGACGGCACAACGTATGAAGTCACCGTTGATGATAAAACACCTCTATTATGGGTGCTCAGAGATCACTTAAACCTGACCGGAACCAAATATGGATGCGGTGTCGCACAATGCGGGGCATGTACTGTTTTGGTAGGCGGAAAAGCGGTAAGAAGCTGTGCAACGTTTTTAGATGAGATCGGCGACAAAGAGATCATGACCATCGCCAATACAACCGACCCCCTTCTTAAAAAAGTACAAGAAGCATGGGTTGAAGAAGATGTCCCACAATGCGGCTACTGCCAATCAGGACAGATCATGAATGCGACAGGGCTGCTCAAAGCCAACAGTAACCCTACCGAAGAAGAGATCATCGCCGAGATGAATGGCAATATTTGCCGATGCGGTACCTATAACCGTATCAAAAATGCGATTAAAAAAATAAATGCAGGAGCTTAA
- a CDS encoding diacylglycerol kinase, with translation MKNQPLKRKFGFAWQGILFATRTEANMRRHWIMAVLVLLFFIWLQPSALWWALIILCMGLVIAAEMANSAIEVLIDHMHPELHPQIGRTKDMLAGMVLILCVSAGAVGILAVLSTLKIFV, from the coding sequence ATGAAAAATCAGCCGTTAAAACGAAAATTCGGGTTTGCCTGGCAGGGAATTCTCTTTGCGACACGGACAGAAGCCAACATGCGACGCCATTGGATCATGGCTGTCTTGGTTCTTCTGTTTTTTATCTGGTTACAGCCATCAGCACTGTGGTGGGCATTGATCATACTATGCATGGGGCTTGTAATTGCCGCTGAAATGGCCAATTCGGCGATAGAAGTACTGATTGATCATATGCATCCCGAACTTCATCCGCAGATCGGACGGACGAAAGACATGCTTGCGGGTATGGTCTTAATACTCTGTGTGTCCGCCGGTGCCGTAGGTATCTTGGCGGTTTTATCAACACTCAAAATTTTCGTCTAG